From one Streptomyces sp. SCSIO 30461 genomic stretch:
- a CDS encoding carboxymuconolactone decarboxylase family protein, translating to MAAVRSHADGRRQLAEIYVAMFNNPKVARAVGELGERLRFQGILPDDLRETVILRFSARRGADYEWAHHVRPATQAGLTAAQIEALAGDAVPANTTPAQRAVVQAVDHVVADDEIPAEVQDALVKVVGNAGVVEIVALCGLYALMGYMATAFGISIEPGLPTPPWRKEDHETP from the coding sequence ATGGCAGCTGTGCGCAGCCACGCAGACGGCCGACGGCAGCTCGCCGAGATCTATGTCGCCATGTTCAACAACCCGAAGGTCGCAAGGGCTGTCGGTGAGCTCGGTGAGCGGTTGCGGTTCCAGGGGATTCTTCCGGACGACCTCCGCGAGACGGTGATCCTGCGCTTCTCCGCTCGCCGAGGCGCGGACTACGAGTGGGCGCACCATGTACGCCCGGCAACCCAGGCAGGTCTTACTGCGGCACAGATCGAAGCGCTGGCCGGTGACGCCGTGCCCGCAAACACAACCCCTGCCCAGCGCGCTGTCGTGCAGGCGGTCGACCACGTCGTCGCCGACGACGAGATCCCTGCCGAGGTCCAAGACGCACTGGTCAAGGTCGTCGGGAATGCAGGGGTTGTGGAAATCGTGGCCCTCTGTGGACTTTATGCTCTCATGGGCTATATGGCTACCGCATTCGGTATTTCGATTGAACCCGGATTGCCGACCCCTCCTTGGCGGAAAGAGGATCACGAGACACCTTGA
- a CDS encoding thiamine pyrophosphate-binding protein gives MTMDGATCVVSSLAAEGVDHLFMVPGGLNDPFMPPMTETEGVRTVVAAHEAGAAYMADGYARASGRLGVAFGIGGPGVTNMVTALAAARADRSALLAISGEVATGTEGRGAFQDASGAALDDVSVLRPVTARSLSVNSPANLQPYLRVAALTALRERAPVHLSIPLDVQRSEQPVDWTPLPEAAYRPLAIDREATDAALSVFSMDANGRPAANVIILAGPGVRHARAEAALIAAAERFDIPIATTLSGKGLVPEDHPLSLGVFGYGGSRWASEAILDPAVEVLVVIGSGLSQRDTLNWNPKMLPARELVHVEADPALIGRTWPSSRPVTASPRAFLELLASVDGSIAAGFEDGRSARQAFLGDVRGRGPHAYEAEDTTRDAEPMHPARFVTEARAACPRETVLSVDSGAHRAWCSQYWPSYGNGDYVSLANLAPMGGAIPLGIGAKLARPERPIVVATGDGCMLMHGMELHTAARYSIPLVILVFDNHAYGNIWYRAKGMGAGPEALTDIPGLSWPEFARAMGADGVAVSHPGEVGEAVAHGLAQNKPFLVSARIDKHYPTPIAPWRQAVAEWEDSH, from the coding sequence ATGACAATGGACGGAGCCACCTGCGTCGTCAGCTCCCTCGCAGCCGAAGGCGTCGATCACCTCTTCATGGTCCCGGGAGGGCTGAACGATCCCTTCATGCCGCCGATGACCGAGACTGAGGGCGTGCGTACCGTCGTGGCTGCCCATGAAGCCGGTGCAGCCTACATGGCCGATGGCTACGCCCGTGCTTCTGGTCGCCTCGGAGTCGCCTTCGGTATCGGCGGACCCGGTGTCACAAACATGGTGACCGCGCTTGCCGCGGCACGAGCCGACCGCTCCGCGCTTCTCGCCATCAGCGGCGAGGTCGCGACCGGTACGGAGGGGCGCGGTGCCTTCCAGGACGCCAGCGGCGCCGCACTGGATGACGTTTCCGTCCTCAGGCCGGTCACGGCCCGTAGCCTCAGCGTGAACTCGCCTGCCAACCTCCAGCCCTACCTGAGGGTTGCGGCACTCACCGCGCTGCGCGAGCGGGCGCCCGTACATCTGTCAATCCCGCTGGACGTTCAGCGTAGTGAACAGCCTGTGGACTGGACGCCACTGCCCGAGGCGGCATATCGACCGTTGGCGATCGACCGGGAAGCGACCGACGCCGCTCTGTCCGTCTTCTCCATGGATGCCAATGGGCGGCCTGCTGCGAATGTCATCATTCTCGCGGGACCGGGGGTACGCCACGCGAGAGCGGAAGCGGCTCTGATCGCCGCGGCGGAGCGCTTCGACATCCCCATTGCGACCACCCTCAGCGGGAAGGGGCTGGTGCCCGAAGACCACCCCCTCTCACTGGGTGTCTTCGGCTACGGCGGCTCGCGCTGGGCCAGCGAAGCGATTCTCGATCCCGCCGTCGAAGTACTCGTCGTCATTGGTTCGGGGCTGTCCCAGAGGGATACGTTGAACTGGAATCCGAAGATGCTGCCGGCGAGAGAACTCGTCCATGTCGAAGCTGATCCGGCACTCATCGGACGGACCTGGCCCTCGAGCCGGCCGGTCACCGCCAGCCCGCGGGCCTTCCTCGAACTGCTCGCCAGCGTCGACGGGTCGATCGCCGCCGGATTCGAGGACGGCCGTTCGGCCCGGCAAGCGTTCCTGGGCGATGTGCGCGGCCGTGGGCCGCACGCCTACGAAGCGGAAGACACCACCCGAGACGCCGAACCCATGCACCCGGCCCGTTTCGTCACGGAGGCTCGCGCTGCCTGCCCGCGCGAGACCGTGCTATCAGTGGACTCCGGCGCTCATCGTGCCTGGTGCTCGCAGTACTGGCCCAGCTACGGCAACGGGGACTATGTGTCGCTGGCGAACCTGGCCCCGATGGGCGGCGCAATCCCGCTGGGTATCGGCGCCAAGCTCGCCAGGCCCGAGCGTCCGATAGTGGTTGCCACGGGCGACGGCTGCATGCTGATGCATGGTATGGAGCTCCATACGGCCGCCCGCTACAGCATCCCTCTCGTGATTCTCGTCTTCGACAACCACGCATATGGAAACATCTGGTATCGGGCAAAGGGGATGGGCGCCGGACCTGAGGCGCTTACTGATATCCCCGGCCTCTCATGGCCGGAGTTCGCGCGCGCCATGGGCGCCGACGGCGTGGCGGTCTCCCACCCCGGCGAGGTGGGAGAGGCAGTGGCCCACGGGCTCGCACAGAACAAACCGTTCCTTGTATCGGCCCGGATCGACAAGCACTATCCCACGCCCATCGCCCCGTGGCGTCAGGCCGTGGCGGAATGGGAGGACAGTCACTGA
- a CDS encoding pyridoxal-dependent decarboxylase has product MDPAGAADPREAALRRAHDHAVRWLASLAERPVPARATVAEVTRALGTELPDGPCPAEEVIDLLATACEPGLTAFPSGRFYGFVIGGSEPAALAADWLVSAWDQNSALRLVSPAHTAVEDIAEAWLLDLLGLPPDSAVGFTTGATMANFTCLAAARDTVLRQVGWNTARDGLSGGPRVRVLAGESRHMTMDLALRYLGLGEPWLVATDRQGRIVPSALLDALTTGSPDEPTIVSLQAGEIHTGAFDPFEEAIEAAHASGAWVHVDGAFGLWAAASPAYARLTAGCGRADSWATDAHKTLNVPYDCGLAVVRDAPALRAAMGRRGEYLMHHEHGDPFDKVPELSRRGRAFTVWAALRSLGRSGVAALVERLCRHASAFARGIAAIEGVRVLNDVVFTQVVADFGDDARTDRVLDGLLADGTVWISGSTWHGRRVMRISVSNWSTTDDDVDRALDAIRRAVAAS; this is encoded by the coding sequence ATGGACCCCGCAGGGGCGGCGGACCCGCGAGAGGCGGCGCTGCGCCGGGCGCACGACCATGCCGTTCGCTGGCTCGCAAGCCTCGCCGAGCGGCCGGTCCCGGCCCGTGCCACGGTCGCCGAGGTGACGCGTGCGCTCGGCACCGAGCTCCCGGATGGGCCGTGCCCGGCCGAGGAGGTCATCGACCTGCTGGCCACCGCCTGCGAGCCGGGTCTCACGGCCTTCCCCAGCGGACGCTTCTACGGCTTTGTGATAGGGGGCAGCGAACCCGCGGCACTGGCCGCCGACTGGCTGGTGAGCGCATGGGACCAGAACTCCGCGCTGCGTCTGGTCTCACCGGCGCACACGGCGGTGGAGGACATCGCCGAGGCATGGCTGCTGGACCTCCTGGGCCTGCCACCGGACAGCGCCGTCGGCTTCACCACAGGGGCCACCATGGCCAACTTCACCTGTCTCGCCGCCGCCCGCGACACCGTGCTGCGGCAGGTGGGCTGGAACACCGCACGCGACGGTCTCAGCGGCGGTCCGAGGGTCCGGGTGCTCGCCGGTGAGAGCCGGCATATGACGATGGATCTGGCGCTCCGCTATCTCGGGTTGGGGGAGCCGTGGCTGGTGGCGACGGACCGCCAGGGGCGCATCGTTCCCTCCGCGCTGCTGGACGCCCTTACCACGGGCAGCCCGGACGAGCCGACGATCGTGTCACTCCAGGCCGGGGAGATCCACACCGGCGCCTTCGACCCGTTCGAGGAGGCGATCGAGGCCGCACACGCCTCGGGCGCGTGGGTGCACGTCGACGGCGCCTTCGGCCTGTGGGCCGCGGCGTCCCCCGCGTACGCCCGGCTCACCGCCGGGTGTGGACGCGCCGACTCCTGGGCCACCGACGCACACAAGACTCTGAACGTGCCCTACGACTGCGGTCTCGCGGTCGTACGGGACGCCCCGGCCCTGCGGGCGGCGATGGGCCGGCGCGGCGAGTACCTGATGCACCACGAGCACGGTGATCCCTTCGACAAGGTGCCCGAACTCTCCCGGCGCGGCCGGGCTTTCACCGTGTGGGCCGCGCTGCGCTCGCTGGGCCGGTCAGGTGTCGCCGCCCTCGTCGAGCGGCTGTGTCGCCATGCGTCGGCGTTCGCCCGCGGCATCGCCGCGATCGAGGGGGTGCGCGTGCTGAACGACGTGGTGTTCACCCAGGTGGTCGCGGACTTCGGTGACGACGCGCGCACGGATCGGGTGCTGGACGGGCTGCTCGCGGACGGCACGGTCTGGATCAGCGGCTCCACCTGGCACGGTCGGCGGGTGATGCGGATCTCGGTGAGCAACTGGTCCACCACCGACGACGATGTGGACCGGGCACTGGACGCGATCCGCCGTGCGGTGGCGGCTTCCTGA
- a CDS encoding ROK family transcriptional regulator, with translation MGRLTGGDPSLLRRINSAVVLDALRGAGAATLTDLTRATGLSRPTVEGVVEGLISEGLVAEAAPEEPERGETRRQGRPARHFRFRAEAGHLLGVEIGPHRVAVLLSGLDGRVTGTGSREVAHTASADERLEQVRTLVAQVLRRSGVPRSSLRAVGVGTPGIVAADGSVRLCTALPGWTGLPLGERLRRSFRCPVLVENDANAAAVAEHWEGAATGSDDLVFVLAGLSPGAGSLIGGRLHRGHGGAAGEIGALHLLGREATPEALLSTTDEPLPPLDEQAVAKVFADARGGDARASAAVDRFLQRLVHDVAALVLALDPELVVVGGWAAGLEGVLDPLRAELSRYCLRPPRVALSALGETAVATGALRLALGHVEERLFTVERPLPERR, from the coding sequence GTGGGGCGGCTGACCGGCGGAGACCCGTCGCTGCTGCGGCGCATCAACTCCGCGGTGGTATTGGACGCGCTGCGGGGCGCCGGGGCGGCGACGCTCACCGATCTGACCCGCGCCACCGGCCTGTCCCGGCCGACGGTCGAGGGTGTGGTCGAGGGGCTGATCAGTGAGGGCCTGGTCGCCGAGGCCGCACCTGAGGAACCCGAGCGGGGCGAGACCAGGCGGCAGGGCCGGCCCGCCCGGCACTTCCGGTTCCGCGCCGAGGCGGGACATCTGCTCGGCGTGGAGATCGGCCCGCACCGGGTGGCCGTGCTGCTGTCCGGTCTTGACGGCCGGGTCACGGGCACCGGCTCACGGGAGGTGGCGCACACCGCGTCCGCCGATGAGCGCCTGGAGCAGGTACGTACGCTCGTCGCTCAGGTGCTGCGCCGCTCCGGGGTTCCCCGGAGCTCGCTACGCGCAGTGGGCGTCGGCACTCCGGGGATCGTGGCGGCCGACGGCAGTGTGCGGTTGTGCACCGCGCTGCCCGGCTGGACGGGGCTGCCACTGGGCGAGCGGTTGCGGCGGTCGTTCCGCTGCCCCGTTCTGGTGGAGAACGACGCCAACGCGGCGGCCGTCGCCGAGCACTGGGAGGGCGCCGCCACTGGATCCGACGATCTGGTCTTCGTACTCGCCGGGCTGAGTCCGGGCGCCGGTTCGCTGATCGGAGGACGGCTGCATCGGGGCCACGGCGGCGCGGCCGGGGAGATCGGCGCACTGCATCTGCTCGGCCGTGAGGCCACCCCGGAGGCGCTGCTGTCGACGACGGACGAGCCGCTGCCCCCGCTCGACGAGCAGGCCGTCGCGAAGGTCTTCGCCGATGCCCGAGGCGGCGATGCACGGGCTTCTGCGGCGGTCGACCGGTTCCTCCAGCGGCTGGTACACGATGTGGCGGCACTGGTGCTGGCGCTGGACCCCGAGTTGGTCGTGGTCGGCGGCTGGGCCGCCGGGCTGGAGGGTGTCCTCGATCCGCTGCGCGCCGAGCTGTCGCGCTACTGCCTGCGCCCGCCCAGAGTGGCCCTCTCGGCGCTGGGTGAGACCGCGGTGGCGACAGGGGCGTTGCGGCTCGCGCTTGGCCATGTCGAGGAACGGCTGTTCACCGTGGAGAGGCCGTTGCCGGAGCGGCGCTGA
- a CDS encoding GntR family transcriptional regulator has product MGTTRLEAVQEPKHRHLKTVIGEALDSEFAVGQILPNERELAARFGVARATLRQALEQLTLEGRLQRRRGVGTTVAPPRMGVDVSTSSQDWPGGPGDAWESAGCLLTAPPTAVSIALGTDSDGDEQVHTVRRTLVRHGQPVAAELLYVPQVFAPEGTDVPSATAGAVEVLRALRRLPLDGQDRAVELGSAGADDAKQLDRLPGAPVLVVTTRYVSADRTAAVSVATYRADTCRLTFGD; this is encoded by the coding sequence GTGGGGACCACGCGGTTGGAGGCCGTACAGGAGCCGAAACACCGGCATCTCAAGACGGTGATCGGTGAGGCCCTGGACTCCGAGTTCGCGGTGGGCCAGATCCTGCCCAACGAGCGCGAGCTGGCCGCCCGCTTCGGCGTGGCGCGCGCCACCCTCCGGCAAGCCCTTGAACAGCTCACGCTGGAGGGACGGTTGCAGCGGCGCCGGGGCGTGGGCACCACCGTGGCGCCACCCCGCATGGGCGTCGATGTCTCCACCTCCTCCCAGGACTGGCCCGGCGGACCGGGGGACGCCTGGGAATCCGCCGGCTGCCTGCTCACAGCCCCGCCGACGGCGGTTTCCATCGCCCTCGGTACGGATTCCGACGGTGACGAGCAAGTCCACACCGTGCGCCGGACACTGGTCCGGCACGGTCAACCTGTCGCCGCCGAACTGCTCTACGTCCCTCAGGTGTTCGCCCCTGAGGGCACCGACGTGCCCTCGGCAACCGCCGGAGCGGTCGAGGTTCTGCGCGCGCTGCGGCGACTGCCCCTCGACGGACAGGACCGCGCCGTGGAGCTGGGCTCCGCAGGAGCCGACGACGCCAAACAGCTCGACCGGCTACCGGGCGCGCCCGTGCTGGTCGTGACCACGCGCTATGTCAGCGCGGACCGCACCGCGGCAGTTTCCGTGGCCACGTATCGCGCGGACACCTGCCGGCTCACCTTCGGCGACTGA
- a CDS encoding RNA polymerase sigma-70 factor: MPAESATDATAVFEAHRPVLTGVAYRMLGRFADAEDVVQDAWLRWSAEGRADVREPRGYLVTITTRLAIDRLRQAQTRHETYVGPWLPEPIATRFGPSSPDAAERAELQESVSLAVLIVLESLSPLERAVFVLREAFGFPYADIAATLERSETAVRQLAGRARRHVDERKPRYDVDVAQRRELTERFMVAAGGGDLDALLGLLAPDVRLVSDSGGKSKAPRRVIETADKVGRFLFAVAGESVPGVEYRFTEINGAPALLVLVDGLPDTVVQVELRDGRIQCVYLVRNPDKLANVLRVLQLPE, encoded by the coding sequence GTGCCTGCCGAATCCGCCACCGACGCGACCGCTGTCTTCGAGGCCCACCGCCCGGTGCTGACCGGTGTGGCCTACCGCATGCTGGGTCGGTTCGCCGACGCCGAGGACGTGGTGCAGGACGCCTGGCTCCGCTGGTCTGCCGAGGGACGCGCGGACGTCCGGGAGCCCCGCGGTTACCTCGTCACCATCACCACCCGGCTGGCCATCGACCGGCTGCGGCAGGCCCAGACCCGGCACGAGACCTATGTCGGGCCCTGGCTGCCCGAGCCCATCGCGACCCGGTTCGGCCCGTCGTCGCCGGACGCCGCCGAGCGCGCCGAGCTCCAGGAGTCCGTATCGCTGGCGGTACTGATCGTCCTCGAGTCGCTGTCGCCCCTGGAGCGGGCCGTGTTCGTGCTCAGGGAGGCGTTCGGATTCCCGTACGCGGACATCGCGGCCACCCTTGAACGCAGTGAGACCGCGGTGCGGCAACTGGCCGGGCGAGCGCGCCGCCACGTCGATGAGCGCAAGCCGCGGTACGACGTCGACGTGGCGCAGCGCCGTGAGCTCACCGAGCGGTTCATGGTCGCGGCGGGCGGCGGGGACCTCGACGCCCTGCTCGGGCTGCTCGCCCCCGATGTGCGGCTGGTCAGCGACAGCGGCGGCAAGAGCAAGGCGCCACGGCGGGTCATCGAGACCGCCGACAAGGTGGGCCGCTTCCTGTTCGCGGTCGCCGGGGAATCCGTGCCGGGGGTGGAATACCGCTTCACGGAGATCAACGGCGCTCCCGCCCTGCTGGTGCTCGTCGACGGGCTGCCGGACACCGTCGTGCAGGTAGAGCTCAGGGACGGCCGGATTCAGTGCGTCTATCTGGTGCGCAACCCCGACAAACTCGCGAACGTACTCCGGGTGCTCCAGCTGCCCGAGTGA
- a CDS encoding alpha/beta hydrolase: protein MTSKVSFDVDSAGVRHTLTVAYERTGSGEPLLLLHGIGHHWQAWEPVIPLLAPERDVIAIDLPGFGTSPGLPDGMAYDLHTVVPVLGALCEALGVERPHVAGNSLGGLLALELGRGRLVRSVTALSPAGFWTEAERRYAFGTLLALRRAALALPRPVMDGLARSSAGRAVLTGSIYARPGRRSPEAVVAETLALREATGFHRTLRAGGGVRFTDDVPGLPVTVAWGSRDRLLLRRQGIRAKHTIPGARLVRLPGCGHVPMNDDPALVARVILDGSR, encoded by the coding sequence ATGACCTCGAAGGTCTCGTTCGACGTCGATTCGGCCGGTGTGCGGCACACCCTGACGGTGGCATACGAGCGCACGGGCTCGGGTGAGCCGCTCCTGCTGCTGCACGGCATAGGCCACCACTGGCAGGCCTGGGAGCCGGTCATCCCGCTGCTCGCGCCGGAACGCGATGTGATCGCCATCGACCTGCCCGGTTTCGGCACCTCCCCCGGGCTGCCCGACGGTATGGCGTACGACCTGCACACCGTGGTGCCGGTGCTCGGCGCCCTCTGTGAGGCGCTGGGCGTCGAACGCCCCCATGTCGCGGGCAACTCGCTCGGAGGGCTGCTCGCCCTCGAACTCGGCCGCGGAAGGCTCGTCCGCTCGGTGACCGCGCTCTCCCCCGCCGGGTTCTGGACGGAGGCCGAACGCCGCTACGCGTTCGGAACGCTGCTCGCCCTGCGCCGCGCAGCCCTGGCTCTGCCCCGGCCGGTGATGGACGGCCTTGCGCGCAGCTCCGCCGGCCGCGCGGTGCTCACCGGCTCCATCTACGCCCGCCCGGGCCGCCGCTCACCCGAGGCGGTGGTCGCCGAGACCCTCGCGCTCCGCGAGGCGACCGGATTCCACCGAACCCTGCGCGCCGGCGGCGGTGTCCGGTTCACCGACGACGTCCCCGGGCTCCCGGTCACGGTCGCCTGGGGAAGCCGAGACCGCCTGCTGCTGCGCCGCCAGGGAATCCGAGCCAAGCACACCATCCCCGGCGCCCGGCTGGTGCGGCTGCCCGGCTGCGGCCATGTGCCGATGAACGACGACCCCGCACTGGTGGCGAGGGTGATCCTCGACGGCAGTCGCTGA
- a CDS encoding isochorismatase family protein: protein MTPSPFLLAVIDMQRVFADLASPWATPRFADATAGVRRLLPAFAGHVVFTRFVAPEHPTGAWRAYFDRWPFALQPPDSEIWRLTDEFSTCVVDTLDTATFGKWTPELAERVRPDGTLVLAGVSTDCCVLSTALAAADAGIEVLVAADACAGADDRSHAGALQLMDLYRPLIRVTTVSDLLARRSP, encoded by the coding sequence GTGACCCCGTCCCCCTTCCTCCTGGCCGTCATCGACATGCAACGCGTCTTCGCTGACCTTGCCAGTCCCTGGGCCACGCCTCGCTTCGCAGACGCGACCGCAGGAGTACGCCGGCTGTTGCCCGCATTCGCCGGCCACGTCGTCTTCACCCGGTTCGTGGCACCCGAGCATCCCACCGGAGCCTGGCGCGCCTACTTCGACCGGTGGCCCTTCGCCCTCCAGCCGCCGGACTCCGAAATCTGGCGGCTGACAGATGAGTTCAGTACCTGCGTCGTCGACACGCTGGACACCGCCACGTTCGGCAAGTGGACTCCCGAGCTTGCCGAACGTGTCAGACCGGACGGCACCCTCGTCCTCGCCGGTGTCAGCACCGACTGCTGTGTGCTGTCCACCGCGCTCGCTGCAGCCGACGCGGGAATCGAGGTACTGGTGGCAGCTGACGCGTGCGCGGGAGCGGACGACCGCTCCCACGCCGGAGCCCTTCAGCTGATGGATCTGTACCGGCCGCTGATCCGCGTCACGACCGTCAGCGACCTGCTGGCTCGACGCTCGCCGTGA
- a CDS encoding cytosine permease, with the protein MTYPQGTPDHKRDGRQIRLETHGLDVIGDAERKGTPRTLFWPWFAANISVLGMSYGAFALDFGISFAQALAAGVLGITVSFLLCGFVAVAGKRGSAPTMVLSRAAFGVRGNRLPSVVAWMLTLGWETVLIVLATLATATVFSELGWGGGTQTKLIALMVVALLTVVGGVMGFDLIMRLQTWITVITGSLTVAYIGMAATHIHWSAVSAVPSGSVQEFTGALVFMMTGFGLGWVNAAADYSRYLPRSSSSRGVVGWTAFSASVAPLFLLFFGLLLAGSSGHLRQAVAADPIGALTTILPTWFLVPFAVVAVLGLVGGAVLDIYSSGLALLSAGVRVPRYLAALVDGLLMIAGSVYIIFVTGGFLTQFTGFLTTLGVPIAAWCGIMLADIASRRRDYDEGDLYHPLGRYGDVPMRPLLLTLGASAIGWGLVTNTAAGWLTWQGYLLEPFGLGGKTGAWAPANLGVLAALAITFLGTLLSGRGRVRAQEAQPPSPEPHTERYGS; encoded by the coding sequence ATGACCTATCCGCAGGGCACCCCCGACCACAAACGCGACGGCCGTCAGATCCGGCTGGAGACGCACGGACTCGACGTGATCGGGGATGCCGAGCGCAAGGGCACCCCGCGCACGCTGTTCTGGCCCTGGTTCGCGGCGAACATCTCCGTCCTCGGCATGAGCTACGGCGCCTTCGCCCTGGACTTCGGCATTTCCTTCGCCCAGGCCCTTGCCGCTGGCGTGCTCGGTATCACCGTCTCCTTCCTGCTCTGCGGCTTCGTCGCGGTGGCGGGCAAGCGCGGCTCGGCGCCGACGATGGTGCTCAGCCGCGCCGCGTTCGGAGTGCGCGGCAACCGGCTGCCGTCGGTGGTCGCCTGGATGCTCACCCTCGGCTGGGAGACCGTGCTCATCGTGCTCGCCACCCTGGCCACCGCCACCGTCTTCAGCGAGCTCGGCTGGGGTGGCGGAACGCAGACGAAGCTGATCGCCCTGATGGTGGTGGCCTTGCTGACCGTGGTCGGCGGGGTCATGGGTTTTGACCTGATCATGCGGCTGCAGACCTGGATCACCGTGATCACCGGCTCGCTCACCGTCGCCTACATAGGCATGGCCGCCACCCACATCCACTGGAGCGCGGTAAGCGCGGTCCCGTCGGGTTCCGTCCAGGAGTTCACCGGCGCGCTGGTGTTCATGATGACCGGCTTCGGCCTCGGCTGGGTCAACGCCGCTGCCGACTACTCACGCTATCTGCCGCGCAGTTCGTCCAGCCGGGGTGTGGTCGGCTGGACCGCGTTCAGCGCCTCCGTCGCTCCCCTGTTCCTGCTGTTCTTCGGCCTCCTCCTCGCCGGATCATCCGGCCATCTGCGCCAGGCGGTCGCGGCCGACCCGATCGGTGCTCTGACCACGATCCTGCCGACCTGGTTCCTGGTGCCGTTCGCGGTGGTCGCCGTCCTCGGCCTGGTGGGCGGCGCGGTCCTCGACATCTACTCCTCCGGGCTGGCGCTGCTGTCCGCAGGCGTACGCGTGCCGCGCTACCTCGCCGCGCTCGTCGATGGCCTTCTGATGATCGCGGGCTCCGTGTACATCATCTTCGTCACGGGCGGTTTCCTCACCCAGTTCACGGGGTTCCTCACCACGCTCGGCGTGCCCATCGCCGCTTGGTGCGGGATCATGCTCGCCGACATCGCGTCACGCCGGCGCGACTACGACGAGGGCGACCTGTACCACCCCCTCGGACGTTACGGCGACGTACCCATGCGGCCGCTGTTGCTGACCCTGGGGGCCTCCGCCATCGGCTGGGGCCTGGTCACCAACACCGCCGCCGGCTGGCTCACCTGGCAGGGCTATCTACTCGAACCCTTCGGACTCGGCGGCAAGACGGGGGCGTGGGCCCCCGCCAACCTCGGCGTTCTGGCCGCCCTGGCGATCACGTTCCTCGGCACTCTGCTGTCGGGGCGGGGCCGCGTACGCGCACAGGAGGCCCAGCCCCCGAGCCCGGAGCCTCACACAGAGCGGTACGGCTCGTGA
- a CDS encoding GNAT family N-acetyltransferase, producing the protein MTDIDSAKRPHRHHHWRRDLVELAALFTAVAVADAVANTVAHNPGGSRLLIISAVALIATAVFHIWWARRRSHAPPAVDTGGPGTPEGEPVLWRMRTTVQDQPGSLAALCTALARHRVDILTLQTHPLADGTADEFLLRAPAALPAQRITREVSSAGGTSTWIERADAHDLVDIPTRLLGLATRTALDAAELPLALRQLLGRCTIHAQPAITLGGRPVGEPVPVEGVLEETRLRLRDPNGGTITVERPYLPFTPTEFARARALVELDARLGPRVPRGQEVLTLPEAGEITVHRADRGDVPAARAMHDRCSARTLALRYHGPVGDTDRYLNHLLSPSFGRSLAVETASGRLIALGHLLWDGDETEVALLVEDDWQRRGIGSELLARLIAMAGEAGCESVYAVTQASNTGMVAAMRGLGLPLDYQIEEGTLVISARLTAAPQPGNGQQTPLPHGRTARSRLPAPR; encoded by the coding sequence ATGACCGATATCGACTCCGCGAAGCGCCCCCACCGTCATCACCACTGGCGGCGTGACCTCGTCGAACTGGCTGCCCTCTTCACCGCCGTCGCCGTGGCCGACGCCGTCGCGAACACAGTCGCCCACAACCCCGGCGGCTCACGGCTTCTGATCATCTCGGCCGTCGCACTCATCGCCACGGCCGTGTTCCACATCTGGTGGGCACGCCGCCGCAGCCATGCACCCCCGGCCGTGGATACCGGCGGTCCCGGAACACCCGAAGGCGAGCCCGTGCTGTGGCGGATGCGGACCACGGTGCAGGACCAGCCGGGCAGCCTGGCCGCGCTGTGCACGGCGCTGGCCCGCCACCGGGTGGACATCCTCACGCTCCAGACCCATCCGCTGGCCGACGGCACAGCCGACGAGTTCCTGCTGCGCGCCCCCGCCGCACTGCCCGCCCAGCGGATCACCCGCGAAGTGTCGTCCGCCGGCGGTACCAGCACCTGGATCGAGCGTGCCGACGCGCATGACCTGGTGGACATCCCCACCCGGCTGCTGGGCCTCGCCACCCGCACCGCCCTCGACGCCGCCGAACTCCCCCTCGCGCTTCGCCAACTGCTCGGCAGGTGCACCATCCACGCACAGCCCGCGATCACCCTCGGGGGCCGTCCGGTCGGCGAACCCGTTCCCGTCGAAGGCGTTCTGGAAGAGACCAGACTGCGGCTGCGTGATCCGAACGGCGGAACAATCACCGTGGAACGGCCTTATCTTCCGTTCACTCCCACCGAGTTCGCCCGTGCTCGCGCCCTGGTGGAACTCGACGCACGGCTCGGGCCGCGCGTCCCGCGCGGCCAGGAGGTGCTGACACTGCCGGAGGCGGGCGAGATCACCGTGCACCGCGCCGACCGAGGCGATGTCCCCGCGGCCCGCGCGATGCACGACCGCTGCTCCGCGCGCACCCTGGCGCTGCGCTACCACGGTCCTGTCGGTGACACGGACCGCTATCTGAACCATCTGCTCAGCCCGAGCTTCGGCCGCAGCCTGGCCGTCGAAACGGCGTCCGGGCGACTCATCGCCCTCGGCCATCTGCTCTGGGACGGCGATGAGACCGAAGTGGCCCTCCTCGTCGAGGACGACTGGCAGCGCCGAGGCATCGGCTCCGAACTGCTCGCTCGCCTGATCGCCATGGCCGGCGAAGCAGGGTGCGAGAGCGTGTACGCCGTGACCCAGGCCTCCAACACCGGCATGGTGGCCGCCATGCGCGGTCTCGGTCTGCCGCTCGACTACCAAATCGAGGAGGGCACCCTCGTGATCAGCGCACGGCTGACTGCGGCTCCCCAGCCTGGCAATGGGCAGCAGACGCCGCTCCCACACGGCCGGACCGCTCGGAGCCGGCTCCCAGCGCCTCGCTGA